The following is a genomic window from Malus sylvestris chromosome 12, drMalSylv7.2, whole genome shotgun sequence.
GTATTAGCAGCAGAATTGTTACCGGTCATCGATTCAGCATCTTCCGCTATCACCAACTTCGAATCCGAAGACAACCCATCGTAGCCAAAGCCTAATCCGAAAACCCCAGTTGGCTGGTCGGCCGACGGAAAGCTTAGTCTCGAATGGGTTAGGAACCTCAGGATTGTTTTTTATTGGCCATCTAGAAATCTGGACCCGACCCAATTGCCCGACGTGTTTCCCGTAGAGGTTGTCGATAGCTTGATCCTCTGCACATTCAAGATCCCAAATGTCGATCAGCTAGGCCTGGAATCTACCGTGGTGGTCGTCGGAGACCTTCATGGTCAGCTGCACGACTTCTGTCTTCTTTAAAACTGTCGATTTGCCTCTTAAACTTTCACCTAACTTTCGATTTCCTCgaactttttaattgaaaaattaaggactcaaactaatttttttagccaatttgcgcccggaccgttagtttttcaaacattccatCAATATTTCTGTTAAGTGAGACTGTGTACACGACATGTGAGtgtagttaagtcatttcacatttaaaaatgattaaaaaactgaaaataaatttttaaaaaaaaactttccctctattttttctctctaattcctatccttaattatattttcactcattcctatgcatgagaaatgacatatggtgttattgtcttcaaaTTGAAGCAcgtactaccatttttattttctctaacaaattaataatttgacaaatgctcatgATGTTAAATGTGCAAAAATGCAATTGAAACATCCATCATTTGATTCTAGGTTGAGTTGTGCACTTTCTTCTCTTTTatagtaattaatttattatttgaaaacatTGTACTTTGAGGAGGCAAGCAAAGCTTTGTTGATGGGTAtgatatgctttttttttttttttttgtgatttggtTGGATACTATTGCTAGAAAATTGGATGAATAATTAGGATTAGTGCAGTTAGCCGATCTTTGAAGTTTTGATGCTGGTGATTGGAGTAGTTTTTTGCTTTgacttgttgtagtttttactAGATGACAGACATGTTAACTGTtggaaaatatttttataactCTTCTAACTCTTCTACTAGTAAAGTCTTAATGTCTCTAAAATGAAGCACAACATGTAACAtgcttatattaatgcactgcttttgagacaataacaccatgagcatttgtcaaattattaatttgttaaagaaaataaaaatagcagaACATGCTTCAAGAAAAAGATTAACTTAGATACTtttgaagacaataacaccatttgtcatttctcatgcataagaatgagtgaaaaataaaattgaggataAGAATTagagggaaaaaatagagggaaagtttttttttcttaaatttttttttcagttttttaatcatttttaaaagtgaaatgacttaactaccctcacatgttgtgcacatggtctcacttaacagaaatatggatggaatgtttgaaaaacTAATGGTatggggcaaattggctaaaaaaattagtttgagtccttaattttccaatcgaAAAGTttaggggggaaatcgaaaacTAGGTGAAAGTTTAGATGGCAAATCGACAATTTACTCTCTTTTAAATGATCTTCACCCTTTTAGGTTTTTAGGTTTGTAGGtttagtattttaatttttttttttaattttagttcttttgttcatttttatttttttaataaccaTGTGGGCCCATATTAATATGTGGCGTTGAATTATTGTTTACATGGAcgtcacatcatcagttaatagAATTCTTAACGAAAAATTTAACGGATCTGTGAAACTATTCTAGAATTATGAGTTTAATTAAATACCAAATTGAGACGAACAAAATTTAGATATATCAAATGTAGAAAATCAAGAAAGTTCAAAGTAGTAAATTCAAACTTAGATGTGTCAAatgttaaaaataaagaaaatttaagGTAGTAAATTGAGATTAATCAAAATTTATGCGTGtactttcttttgtttgctCCCCCTTAGGAGCATAATTTCCACCAAATTAATAAAGTGTAATATTATTTACAGACGATACGTTACCTGATTTCCGTTGATGCTATAAGAGAAGCAGCAATTGGAGTGAATGGGATGTCTCTGACCATGTTAGATATCTTAGAGTACATCAGCATTGCAAGAGATGAGTTTAGCAGAAGCTTAGAAATTCAACAGATTTTGATAGACGCAGGATTAATCAGAagggaaaataatgaaaatgataagCCTAACTCAGATGTTGCCGCTGCTGCTGTTGTTGTATCACCAAATCCAAGAAGggtgaagaagaaaaagaagcttcACAAACGAGTAGCATCATCGGAAAAGGGATCAACGCCAGCAAGGAGGTGCTGGATAAAATTGATGGAATGGTTGAGATATCCGAGTAATTGGGTGGTCGAGATACGTGGCATGCTGATGATTGTGGCAACGGTGATCTCGACCATGACTTTTCAAGCCGCAGTTAACCCACCTGGTGGTGTTTGGCGAGATAATGACACCAACTCTACCATTTATTATTCTGGAACCAATTGTAACAGAACAATTTGCAGTGAAAATGCTACATGTATAGCTGGAACTGCAGTGTTAGGCTACATTTCGCCAGATGAATTCGTCGCTTTCATAAATTACAATACCATCTCGTTCCTTGCTTCTTTGAGTGTCACCCTTTTGCTCGTTAGTGGATTTCCTCTCCACAATCGGTTGTGCACGTGGCTCTTATCGATGTCCATGTGCGTCACTCTCACATTCTTGGCACTCACCTACCTAAAAGCGCTGTTTATGATCGTCCCTGATGACACTGCTTTGGATTCATCTACATATTTTACACGCATTTACGCGATATCCGTTTTGAGTTGGATTGCTTTGCTGGGCATAGTTGGTGTAATACACACTATTCGGTTTCTTATTTGGGCGACGAAGTGGTTGCGGCGCATGTACTTCAGGTCAAAATCATGTCTCAAGAACATGATCACTACTGGCTCCTTTTCATGTAACGATGCAACGCGTTTTGAAGAGATTGATTCGCCTGCGGTTGTGTAATTACTCCGCCGTGGTCTGTTAGCTTGAGACAATAATTAACTAGGTCAGACACCTTGTACGCATGTAGGAATTCGGGTTTGGGGTAATGAACTAGGTCAATGACGCTTTCTCGATATCCATTGGGTTGGTAATTCAAGGGTGTCGTTTAGTTATGATAAATAATCCATCTGCTATGCAAAGTAGGGGTGGAATTTtttcccgaaaatcccgaacCATCCCGATCCCGTCCCGAAATTTGACCGAAAAATTCCCGAACCGAATTTCCCGAAACATTCGGTACCCGAAACCGAACCCGTCCTGAAAGTTTCGGGTTGGGATTCGGCCACAACTTTGAAAGCTTTCGGTaatcccgaaccgaaccgattattatatatatatatatatatttatttatttatttttaatttttaattagaaattactTGAACAATTGGATTTGTTAAAATCTAATCCAATCGTCCATTAGTTAGGTCATTGTATTAGGTTGGTGATCAAATCTCTCGGACTCACTCACTCTCGGTCTCTCCGCTCCGCTCTCGCTCACTCTCTGTGCTCCACTCTCGCGTTCACTCTCTGTGCTCCACTCTCACTCACAGTCTCAGTCTCTTCCTCACACACTCTCACAAACAGTCTCACTACCCGTGCTCCCGCCGCTCTACTCCTCCGTCGAATCCACGCTGCTTCTCATCCTCCACGACTCACGCAAACACAGGAAGGAACCAATTGAGTCCCAAAATCCAGGTTAGGGTTTCTTATTTTCACTGGGGTTTtgtcctttctctctctttaacTCTTCAGACAGCATTTCACAGAAACCCAATTAAACATATGAAAATATACAAGCAACAACCTgtaaaatttaacataaataaacaaTGGTAAACTACAATTAACATAAAATTtgctcagagagagagagagagagagttcttaCATGAGGTGCTGCAATTGCTTGAGAGAGTTCTTACATGTGGCTTTGTAGCTAGTGTAGATTGTGTCCTACTTATTTGTGTGTTTAGATACGCAAGCTAGCTGCTTGGTTTCATATctgtttgagatttttattttattttgatgtcATAATGTGCAGGACAATCCCAATTTCAAGGGTGAAACATGTAGGATATGCATGAATGCAATAATCGACACGGGCCTCGATTGCTGCTAGCATTGGTATGTGCTTTAGTGTGgcgttgtgtgtgtgtgagagagagacaggAATTTTGTTTTATGACATGGGTTCATCTTGGGGTTTTCAGGTTATGTTTCTCATGCATTGACAATTGGGCTACCATTACAAACCTCTGCCTGCTCTGCCATAATGAATTTCAAATGATCACATGTGTTCCGGTGAGTGATGCAAATAAACAGTTATCGCCTTAGTATTATTTCTGTTATGATTGCTATGGATTATAGAATGGTATTAATGTACAACTAGTTTAAAGCGCAGTTGTTACTTTGATTTCTTAACTATCTGTTTTCAatagttttctttttgttgcaaacataatttttattttgaagtttTCTCAAAATAGCGATTTGATGCTGGTTTGAAGTGGCACTAAATCATAAGAGTTTGATTTGTATGTGAAGGTATACGATACTATTGGGAGCAGCAAAGCGGACGAGGACTCAACTTATAGGTACTTTCATAATTATGGATAATGTGTTTAAGTCTATTGGTGAGGGTTCTTTGTTCACATTTATATGCGGCACATGTTCTCTGGTTTACTAGTCATCCGTAGTGTTTTGAGTTCATTTGATACCTCCTCCGATGGAATGATGGTTTGTTTTTAGCTAATGACAGTTTGTGATACTTAATGACAGTTTGTTTTTAGCTCAGATTTTCAAGCTTTGTGATACTTAATTTTGGCAATTTGTATTCATGTCAGATTTTCAAGGATTGTTTACCTCTtcctgaaagtgcttttaaagcAGTTATCAGAGACAACTACTAGGGACATTCTAAGTTTAAACAAGAGTTTGGAGTTTGGTTTGTAAAACCTAACTTATTTCATTTTGGTTGCATGCacttttaattaactagtttggTAGACAATTTGGAAGTTTGGTTTGTAAAACTTAACTTATTTCATTTTGGTTGCATGCACTTTTAATTAAATAGTTTGGTAGACTTGTTAGTTGCTTCCTTTGTATGAAAATTGAAACATGTGGTATTGTGATATTCATATTGTGGTGAAATTGAAACAGGTGGGCTAGGCAGTGACTGTGtaaccttaattttttttttgggcagtGGCTGGCTGCAATCTTAAAAGCCCAACATTTTGGGCTTCAAGGCCCAATCCCGAAGTATCCCGAAAATCCCGAAAcactttcgggaatcccgaatttCGGGAAATGCAcatttttggttcggtttcaggATATAAAATCCCATCCCGaaatgttttggtttgggatttgggaAAGGAGTTTCGGTTCGGGATCCCGACCCGAACCACCCCTAATGCAAAGTGGAAGTGTGTGTTGTCATTGATGCAGGATGATAGCTACTTAGAGAAGTAGCCTTGTCTAAGGAAATAATCTCtcttaaggtttatgaattaataTTGTAACTAACTTGACTTTGATTGTATTTCTTATTTGTAAAGATCTTTAACTGTCAAGCATACATGCTTGTATATATAATCCTTTGTGGTATGAATAGAATTAtcactagcaaaaatgcccatgCTTCGCAGCAGGTTTTGGAATCGTAACCCACAATCTATCAAAGCCACTTCTAAATAATTCAGAAATTAATCAAAGTAACTTAATTCACATGGTATAATAAGTCTTTCAGATTCATTTTGATTCTATTGGATTTGCATTACGAGCCTATGTACCATCAAAATAGCTAATTTCTAATTCCTAACTATATACAATTTACATGATTTTTTTATGGATTCTACAACGTGCTTGTTTAATTGTCCCTAATGTGTAGTAGTAGATGTTCGTGATGTGGCAAAATGCACCtgcacaaaaattcaaaactaaatCCTGATTTGAGATTGTGCTTGTTTAATTTCCAAGTTCTACCTGTTAAATCATGGTGAATCAATATGACAATATCATAAATACCTTTTTTAAACCTCTTGGTATTGAAGTCAAGCCAAGTCATCTGTGACGCTGCATAAAATTCTTGCAATTTCAGCAATCTTAACAAAGCATGTATAAGCATAAATAATAAAGAATTCGGGATCAAAAAAGTTTGTTCACACTTACAGCGAGGCCAAAGGAGCCAAGTCAAAAAAGAGCAATTGATGATTCATTTTCGGTTTTGTCACATTTAAAGTGGCACCCAAACCTGATGttggaaaaaaataatttagcaTTACATTAGAATCGGTTTTAATAAATATGTATGTTACATGTAAGATTATTAGGTAGCTCTGTGTTGAATAATTAGAATCGGTTTTAAGTCGACTAATATTCTATTTGACTTGTATTCAACTGTATGAAAGTGAAACTACTGTAAGTCAACATAGATAGTATAACTGAACGATTTTCTCACCATATCATTAAGTAATATGCTTAGAAAACCACCAATTCGATCATGAGATCCCATTACTTTTGGTCTCAAAATCTTCATATTTGGACTCTAATCTTCTTTCAAATAGTGAATCGCAAATGTAAGATGTACATTGTTAGTATATAAATGTGTGCATGTATGTATCGAAAATTCGAAATTAAAGTTTGTTCCAACTTACAGTGAAGCCAACATTGTCAAATCCAAAAACAGCAACCGaagatctttttttttcaattttcctaCATTTAAAGTGGCACCCAACCTGACGTTTGGATAATTAGAATCGTTTCTAGTTCAACTAATATTCTATTTCATTGCATCGTATGCAAGTGAATGTATTATAACTGAATATAGATAGTATAATGAAAGGATTTTCTGACCATTTAAACAAAAGCAATATGCACTGGAAACCAACAAATTGATTATGAGATCCATTTACTTTGGGTTTCCAACTTCATCGCACTCGGTTTCTAATCTACTTGTTCGAGTAAAAAGAATCCAAATAGTGGATCGAAATACGCTCATTGTATTGCAAACATGAAAGTAAAATATACATATAGTTAGTATGTAAAAGTGTGCATGTGTGTATCGAAATTAAAGTTTGTTCGAACTTACAGTGAGACCAACAGCAACTGAATATCCTTTTTTCAATCTCCTACGTTTAAGTAGCATCCAAACctaattttggaaaagaaaatatcaaCATTACATTAGCTTCAGATACATAAGTCAAGATAGTACTGTTCTTTAGTTTTGGATTGAACTAAATGTTATTAATGAAGAATAAATTGTCGACCTTGTACTTAATATTTCTACAAAACAAAAGGATTGTAACAAATATGTAAGTTAAAGGTGGGATTATTAAGTATTTACGTGTTGGATTATTAGGACCTCCTCAAAGTCGACTAATATTAAGTTGGATTAAATTGTACGAAAGGGAAACTACTATAACTGAATTTAAGTAATATAGTAAAACAAATGTAACCTATCAGTAATAGAACAAAACAATTATAAGTTAATAGAAAAACTGTAAGCGAAAAAGATGACATACTTACCCTGCTTCTCTGAAAGAAGGCTTGACCACCCCTATCCATCTGATTAAAATTGTCGAATTCGATCTCATCTACAGTTGCTTCAGCTGTATTCATATTGCCGCaggatgcattttttttttttttttggtcttttgttttgggcttcagaattttttttaaggccATCTATATCTGAAGCATGAGAATCGCACTCTTGTTGCATCACAGAACTTTGTTCGGCATATGCTCATCATCAGTATGACAAACATTTTCAGTAAACATTCCAATTCCAATTGGAGTGCCAAAATTACTATCAATTTTGTAGCATCTGATTCCTTTTGTTATTCCTAGTTCTTTTTTGCATCATGTGTAGAAATTGTAAAATCCAAAGAACAAATCGATAGCTACACCAGCCAAAACCGATAGATTGATAtctgagaagaaaaaaatgaaacacgcataaatcaaatttaaaattttccatcATACCTAAATTGTAATTAAATAAAGTGAATACACAGTATCATATCAAGGTCAAGGAAGTAAGGACTTTAAAATGTCACAGTATTTAACAAATACTATGCATAGTTTATAAAAAGTGAGTATACGGCTAACCTGTACAACGCAAAATTTGACAACAGCACCtatccaaataaaaacaaaacaaaactaattaaataaCAATTAGGCAAAAACCACAAactgcaacccaaaaaaaattgaaccaaatCGTCAATCCAAAAGCAAATAAATCACAAAAACACCGACTAATTTATGCTAGTTATTGATTTGACATACCAATCTGTGGTCATAATTCTATCATTCAGAATGGTGACGTCAGTCACCTATCATAAAGGTCTGGAAAATATAAAGATTTTTGCTCTCATTTTTTTCAGTGTTATACCTGCTCTGCATACAAAAGTTAGTTCTGATATAGTTGTTATCATCTCTTCTGTTTCTTTAGGATAAAAAAGTTATTTCATTCCAAAACCTTGAAAAACAACCTAAAAGCATAGGTATGACCTCCAGTGGAACTGGTACCCTTTGTAATTTAGTAGTTGGTATATGATTTATCACCTCAGATTATGTTTGTTGACATTATGCTCACTTAAGCTCCGAAGACATCCATCAGTCCCAAACCACATATTTCAAGGTACTTCGAGGTTTTTAAACCCTGCAAATTGAAAATACAATGGAAAAATAATGAATCTTGGTAAAAACCAAACTCCAAACTGTTTTTGGAACTTAATCCTCTGCACTATGACCAACAGCCTCTAAGATGAAAATATAGAAGACCAGGCAATATTGTTTCCACGTTCTGCAAATATTATCGGTACAATTTAGCATGTTAGTTATATACTTTATCTAAAATAATAATGCAACTATCATACCCAACGTAGAAATCCAAGTTATCTCTATAATTACATTCTCCAGTATTTCTCATCTAATTTTCAATCCAAAAAACACATTGAGGTCAGTTACATGACCTTTCAAATGCCACAACTATTTAACAACTACTATGCATAATTCTTGAAAAATGAGTACAAAATTAACATCTTTTGAAAACAGAAGGAAGAAAGATGAAAGCTTAAGCCAAGGAATATAACTATGTTGAACTTAATTATATGCCCACTGAGAAGGAAACGCTTCTGCAAGTGAAAAAAAACGTATTTATATAAAACAGGCCTGTAGCTTTAGCTTAAGGTCGTGCACCATCTATAAGAGAATCTTGTATCCATTCCAATTATACTCATGTGTACCATATCCCTCTACAATTCCCCACCATCAATCAACCGTAACTGGTTTCAAATTATACTCGTGTACCATATCGCTCTACAATTGCCCTTGCTGAGTAATGATTCACATACTTCCTCATACTTGTTTATGGGTTCCTATCCAACAAAATTTCGGCTTAGTACCCAAAAACTCACGAACCCAGAGAGGTTTATCAAATTCAAAGCAAAACCCACATATATTCTGAAGATTCTAGAGTTAGAGAGGAGCAAGGAGGTTCGGTTACAGAACCCAAAACGCCATTTTAATGAGCAAATGAATATCTAAACTGAGGTTAACAATTTTCAGCTATAAAAACCATGGCTTTTGATCAAAGTTGCATAAATTACAGAACTTTGGGATAAGGACGAATAAAAAGCCCAAATTccaatcaagaaaaataaaaaatttgtatgTAAATTTAACCTTTACCTATAGATTGGCAGTAGCTCAAGCATACTGAATCCAACGGGAGCCATGTGAGCTCCAAACAAAGTCACAGGACGGCAATCACCTGATCGATCATAACACCATcgcaaatatgaaaaacataaacaatTAAGTCAGCAACATGATATGCCATCTCTTTCATACAAACATAGATTGCAATTCAAATATGCCACATTATTTACAAACAATTACAAATCGAGAAACAATTAAATCGGATTCCAgagttaaaagaagaaaaaggaaaacaaatatGTGTGGTACAGCAGCTTTATACGTGGGAATCTTTATAGAGATAAGGTCTGATATTCCGACCCATTGGGAGGttttaggccatctctaaccgagggctggccagatggctcgttttagccctctggccctccaagattccccaagatattaatattttaatgaacaatacatgGTCATATtggcctccgtctccaaccgagggccaaagggtcagagggctcgttttagccctgtcacaaaaaacagtttccaaccgagggccaaagggccatagggccaaacataatttattatttaaaaactacaatttaaattcaaatctaacggctaagtgacgtcaACATGATGCTAGCTAGCCGTTggtagctgacgtcagctagccgttggatttgaaattttttttgctataaatagggtggatattgggctataattcacataactttaaattcaatctatttcaattcaatctcttgcaattcaatctcttgcaattcaatctctttcaattcaagtttgcaatgaattccaactttggatcttcatccaattccaattgggggtcctcatccaattccaaattggaagcaaaatgggcgcaaatgagacgagaagatgaggagtctgatgaagaagttcaagtaaggcgcaacaaacaaaacatggcAGCAGCCATGGTGTGTTagccaactgaggaacaacctcaatggggtggctctgttgctggtcgctcttacaaaccaTGAAACAGAGCGATGGcgcatgccaatctgatgaacaactacttcaaccccaactcggtgtacacagaagaggatttcagacgtcgcttccggatgaggcgtcatgtcttcgagcgtttacttcgtgatgtccagcaggttaatccatactttcgacagaagcgggacagagcaggccgccctggtttctcacctcatcagaaggttactgttgcactCCGAATGATGGCATATGACTCCTCAGctgattcgatggatgaaacccatggtatgtctgagtctacatgccttaATACTCTTGAAGAATTTTGTAACACAATTGTTCAGGTTTACAAATACGAGTACCTCCGAGAGCCAAATCAAAAAGATCTGAATCGGCTCCTTCACAAAGCTGAAGACCGTGGGTTTCCaggcatgatagggtcattagactgcatgcattgggattggaagaactgtcccactGGATGGCAAAGAGGCCTTAGCGGAAGGTCGAGAAAGTCAACTGTTGTGTTAGAGGCagttgcctcatatgacacatggatctggcatgctttctttagagtccctggatcccaaaatgacattacagttcttgggcgttcacccctcttcaataacttgacggaaggtaaagcacctcaacttgactactacatcaacgaccgtgaatacaatatggggtagtacttggcagatgacatctacccaaagtgggcgacacttgtccaaacaattccaaaccctaggaatgaTGCAGAAAAGTtatttaccttacaccaagaggcataccggaaagatgttgagagagctttcggtattctacaagcacggtgAAAGATTATCAGCGAATcggcaagagggtggagtcgagaaaatttgaacttcatcatgatgtcttgcatcctattacacaatatgatagtggaggatgagcgagatgggtatattgatggagagtccgatgatgaccaagaagatccaaataggtcaagaaggggctttagcaaaaatatatgatgggactaatttgcctttcaatctaagaactggtagtatctctataaatgagtatatgaggcgctatagaatgatacgttctcgtgccacaaataagtacctacaacaggatcttgttgcccatctttgggccaaaagaaacATGGAGTAgacttttaagttttatgttgttaaatgtttttaaaaatgttgtttaagtttcatgttgttaaatgtttttttatgttgtataatttgtatgttgtttcatattgtttaatgttgtttcatgttacttaatttaatttaatgttgtataaatggcctaggaagttataggaaaaaaatagaattgaaaaaaaatatgaaacaaattttgtgaaatataagttataggaaaaaaaatggaatttaaaaaaa
Proteins encoded in this region:
- the LOC126594460 gene encoding uncharacterized protein LOC126594460, encoding MEITRHDEDEVYEASRTGDVEYFNRLIEKDPEIPRRISLQTGKTGTPLHVSALLGHAEFTKSLCTKNPKLAERVDADGRTPLHLASAEGQKETVEALLSVYANACLRCDEKGRIPLHYAAMRGEVEVLQKLIDKNPESIYVKVENRSKETVLHLCIINNQLECLKLLVGRLLVERDDRNGEFLNSRAGCDGGVTILHLALMLRQIKTIRYLISVDAIREAAIGVNGMSLTMLDILEYISIARDEFSRSLEIQQILIDAGLIRRENNENDKPNSDVAAAAVVVSPNPRRVKKKKKLHKRVASSEKGSTPARRCWIKLMEWLRYPSNWVVEIRGMLMIVATVISTMTFQAAVNPPGGVWRDNDTNSTIYYSGTNCNRTICSENATCIAGTAVLGYISPDEFVAFINYNTISFLASLSVTLLLVSGFPLHNRLCTWLLSMSMCVTLTFLALTYLKALFMIVPDDTALDSSTYFTRIYAISVLSWIALLGIVGVIHTIRFLIWATKWLRRMYFRSKSCLKNMITTGSFSCNDATRFEEIDSPAVV